A section of the Mesobacillus jeotgali genome encodes:
- the murD gene encoding UDP-N-acetylmuramoyl-L-alanine--D-glutamate ligase — MKHIKTYQHKKILVLGLAKSGVSAAALLHKLGAFVTVNDSKPLSENPEAQALLEQGIKVVCGSHPIELMDEGFELVVKNPGIPYHNPMIQKAIENGIPIITEVELAYQVSEAPLVGITGTNGKTTTTTLIFEMLEAGNKKPMIAGNIGTVASGVAQEATEENTIVIELSSFQLMGIDQFRPRIAIITNLYDAHLDYHGTRDEYVAAKALITKNQTEEDYFIVNADQEEVMDIARTSKAKIVPFSTKKVLDTGASVKEGWVCFNGEQIIETKDIVLPGKHNLENILSAVAAALLSGGNQDAIVKVLTSFAGVRHRLQYVTNLDGRKFYNDSKATNILATENALAAFDAPIVLLAGGLDRGNSFDELVPSLKNVKVLITFGQTAEKVGQAGQEAGIKTILRVDNVEKAVPVAFEHSDPGDVILLSPACASWDQYKTFEVRGDMFIEAVHKLK, encoded by the coding sequence ATGAAACATATTAAAACATATCAACATAAAAAAATTCTTGTACTTGGCCTTGCCAAGAGTGGAGTCAGTGCCGCTGCTCTGCTACATAAACTAGGAGCTTTTGTTACAGTCAATGACAGCAAGCCTTTGTCAGAAAATCCGGAAGCACAAGCGCTTTTGGAACAGGGAATCAAGGTTGTCTGCGGAAGCCATCCAATCGAATTGATGGACGAAGGTTTTGAGCTGGTCGTCAAGAATCCTGGGATCCCTTACCATAATCCTATGATCCAAAAGGCTATAGAAAATGGAATACCGATTATTACTGAGGTTGAACTGGCCTACCAGGTTTCTGAAGCCCCTCTTGTAGGAATCACGGGTACAAACGGAAAAACAACCACAACAACGCTGATCTTTGAAATGCTCGAAGCGGGCAATAAAAAGCCAATGATTGCGGGGAATATTGGAACGGTTGCCTCCGGTGTTGCCCAGGAAGCTACAGAGGAGAATACGATAGTCATTGAACTTTCATCTTTTCAATTAATGGGAATCGACCAATTTAGGCCGCGGATTGCCATCATCACTAACCTGTACGATGCTCATCTTGATTATCACGGTACGAGGGATGAATATGTTGCAGCGAAAGCGCTGATCACGAAAAACCAGACAGAAGAGGATTACTTCATCGTTAACGCAGACCAGGAAGAAGTTATGGATATTGCCCGTACTTCAAAAGCTAAAATCGTTCCTTTTTCAACGAAAAAAGTACTGGACACAGGGGCATCTGTGAAAGAAGGCTGGGTTTGCTTCAATGGTGAGCAGATTATCGAAACGAAGGATATTGTATTGCCGGGCAAGCATAATCTTGAGAATATTTTATCGGCTGTGGCTGCGGCACTGCTCTCCGGCGGAAATCAGGATGCGATTGTCAAGGTGCTTACATCCTTTGCAGGTGTTCGGCACAGGCTTCAATACGTCACAAATTTAGATGGACGAAAATTTTATAATGACTCAAAAGCAACGAATATACTCGCAACAGAAAATGCACTGGCAGCTTTTGATGCGCCGATTGTATTGCTTGCTGGCGGACTGGACAGGGGCAATTCCTTTGATGAACTTGTGCCATCACTAAAAAACGTCAAAGTATTAATAACTTTTGGACAAACTGCTGAAAAAGTGGGACAGGCTGGACAGGAGGCGGGAATAAAAACGATCCTCCGCGTCGATAATGTGGAAAAAGCCGTTCCCGTTGCATTTGAACATTCAGACCCCGGCGATGTCATCCTGCTCTCACCGGCATGTGCCAGCTGGGACCAATATAAAACTTTTGAGGTCAGGGGAGACATGTTTATCGAGGCAGTGCATAAGCTTAAGTAA
- the spoVE gene encoding stage V sporulation protein E: MPTKKTTPDIFLMIVTFALLTVGLIMVYSASAVWADYKFNDSFFFAKRQMLFAGVGIIAMFFIMNIDYWTWRTWSKVILIICFVLLILVLIPGIGNVRNGSRSWIGVGAFSVQPSEFMKIAMIAFLAKFLSENQKAITSFKKGLLPSLGLVFLAFGLIMLQPDLGTGTVMVGTSVVIIFIAGARISHFVGLGLLGVAGFVGLIASAPYRIKRITSFLDPWQDPLGSGFQMIQSLYAIGPGGLFGLGLGQSRQKFFYLPEPQTDFIFAILAEELGFIGGSLILLLFSLLLWRGIRIALGAPDLFGTFLATGIIAMIAIQVMINIGVVTGLMPVTGITLPFLSYGGSSLTLMLMAIGVLLNISRHSRY; this comes from the coding sequence TTGCCAACAAAAAAAACGACTCCAGACATTTTTCTCATGATTGTTACCTTTGCGCTTTTGACTGTGGGCCTGATCATGGTCTACAGTGCCAGTGCTGTCTGGGCAGACTATAAGTTTAATGACTCTTTCTTTTTTGCGAAACGGCAGATGCTGTTTGCCGGAGTTGGAATCATTGCGATGTTTTTTATTATGAATATTGATTACTGGACATGGCGGACTTGGTCGAAAGTCATATTAATTATCTGTTTTGTCCTTTTAATTCTTGTATTGATTCCTGGAATAGGAAATGTACGGAATGGGTCGCGAAGCTGGATCGGAGTAGGCGCCTTTTCTGTCCAGCCTTCAGAATTCATGAAAATTGCGATGATAGCTTTTCTAGCAAAGTTTTTATCAGAGAACCAGAAGGCAATCACCTCTTTTAAAAAGGGTCTTCTCCCATCGCTGGGACTTGTCTTTTTGGCATTTGGCCTGATAATGCTGCAGCCTGATCTGGGCACAGGAACAGTTATGGTCGGAACTTCTGTAGTGATCATCTTTATCGCCGGAGCAAGGATCAGTCATTTCGTTGGTCTCGGCCTCCTCGGTGTTGCGGGGTTTGTCGGCCTGATTGCTTCTGCACCATACAGGATCAAACGGATCACATCGTTTCTTGATCCATGGCAGGATCCCCTTGGAAGCGGGTTTCAAATGATTCAATCACTCTATGCTATTGGTCCAGGAGGATTGTTTGGACTGGGGCTGGGACAGAGCCGGCAAAAGTTCTTTTATCTGCCAGAACCGCAGACAGATTTTATCTTCGCGATTCTTGCAGAAGAACTTGGATTCATTGGAGGCTCTTTGATTCTCCTTTTATTCTCTTTACTGCTTTGGAGGGGGATAAGGATTGCCCTCGGGGCACCTGATTTGTTTGGTACATTCCTTGCAACCGGCATTATTGCGATGATTGCCATTCAGGTAATGATCAATATCGGTGTAGTCACAGGTCTTATGCCTGTCACTGGAATTACACTCCCTTTCCTTAGCTACGGTGGATCTTCCCTGACTTTAATGCTGATGGCTATAGGGGTCCTGTTGAATATCAGCCGCCACTCAAGGTATTAA
- the murG gene encoding undecaprenyldiphospho-muramoylpentapeptide beta-N-acetylglucosaminyltransferase — MKIAVSGGGTGGHIYPALALIREIQKKEQDVEFLYIGTEKGLESKLVPRENIPFKSIHITGFKRKISFENVKTVLRFLKGVRDSKKMLKEFKPDVVIGTGGYVCGPVVYAAAKMGIPTIVHEQNSIPGLTNKFLSRYVDKVAICFEEAREFFPDNKVELTGNPRASEVLGQDGIKGRLSAGLKLKVPTVLIFGGSRGARPINEAVIKSLTELSSKPYQVLYVTGDVHFEEVQKEVELVGNPENVIIKPFIHNMPEVLAGVDLTVARAGATTLAELTSLGIPSILIPSPYVTDNHQEKNARALSENGAARLLLEKDLTGPRLVESIDQILGQEEKLANMKKAARKLGIPDAAQRLYRLMEELASK; from the coding sequence ATGAAGATTGCAGTTAGCGGCGGCGGTACAGGTGGACATATATATCCTGCGCTTGCACTGATAAGGGAAATCCAAAAGAAAGAACAAGATGTTGAGTTTCTCTACATAGGAACGGAAAAAGGGCTTGAGAGCAAGCTTGTACCGAGGGAGAATATTCCTTTTAAATCAATACATATCACGGGCTTTAAAAGAAAAATTTCTTTTGAAAATGTAAAAACGGTACTGCGATTCCTCAAAGGAGTCAGAGATAGTAAAAAGATGCTGAAGGAATTCAAACCTGATGTGGTCATCGGGACGGGCGGATATGTTTGTGGTCCGGTTGTCTATGCAGCTGCCAAAATGGGTATACCTACGATTGTTCATGAACAAAACAGTATACCTGGATTAACAAATAAATTCCTGAGTCGTTATGTAGATAAGGTGGCAATCTGCTTTGAGGAAGCAAGGGAATTCTTCCCGGATAATAAGGTTGAATTGACCGGTAATCCCAGAGCGTCGGAAGTATTGGGACAGGACGGGATTAAAGGTAGATTATCTGCAGGCCTTAAGCTCAAGGTTCCTACAGTTCTTATATTTGGAGGCAGCAGGGGTGCAAGGCCGATCAATGAAGCAGTCATCAAAAGTTTGACAGAATTGAGCAGTAAACCATACCAAGTTTTATACGTGACGGGTGACGTGCATTTCGAGGAAGTACAGAAAGAAGTCGAGCTTGTCGGAAATCCGGAAAATGTAATCATCAAGCCATTCATTCACAATATGCCTGAGGTGCTGGCTGGTGTCGATCTGACTGTAGCAAGGGCAGGAGCGACTACCCTTGCAGAACTGACATCCCTGGGAATACCAAGTATATTGATTCCAAGCCCATATGTTACGGATAATCACCAGGAAAAGAATGCCCGTGCCTTGAGTGAAAATGGAGCAGCCCGCCTTCTCCTGGAAAAAGATCTGACAGGGCCGAGGCTGGTAGAGAGTATTGACCAGATTCTCGGGCAGGAGGAGAAGCTGGCTAATATGAAAAAAGCAGCAAGGAAACTTGGGATACCAGATGCAGCTCAAAGACTCTATCGACTGATGGAGGAATTGGCATCGAAGTAG
- the murB gene encoding UDP-N-acetylmuramate dehydrogenase: MMDLANKLRELNIGSVKENDPLANHTSMKIGGPADILIEPSSIENLKKAVEAIKESGVGLTVIGRGSNLLVSDKGIEGAVIKLGSGLDELEIDGTRVTAGGGLSLVNFAITISRKGLSGLEFAGGIPGSIGGAVYMNAGAHGSDISQILEKAYVLFEDGSLEWLSNEEMKFSYRTSVLQKERPGIVVAAVFQLKEGNREKIVSELQKNKDYRKETQPYNYPSCGSVFRNPLPNYAGNLIEKSGLKGHQIGGAQISELHANFIVNKGNAKAEDVLGLIQHVKDTVLELHGVKMETEVEIIGRK, encoded by the coding sequence ATGATGGATCTGGCTAACAAACTTAGAGAATTGAATATCGGTTCGGTAAAGGAAAACGATCCGCTGGCAAACCATACATCGATGAAAATTGGCGGTCCCGCAGACATACTTATTGAGCCTTCATCAATAGAAAATTTGAAAAAGGCTGTGGAAGCCATCAAGGAGTCCGGAGTCGGGCTAACGGTAATCGGGAGAGGATCCAATCTTCTTGTATCGGACAAAGGAATCGAAGGAGCAGTCATAAAACTTGGCTCTGGCCTCGATGAGTTGGAGATTGATGGCACAAGAGTTACCGCAGGCGGCGGTCTCTCACTTGTAAACTTTGCAATTACAATCAGTCGTAAAGGCCTGTCCGGACTTGAATTCGCAGGAGGAATCCCGGGTTCGATCGGCGGCGCAGTATATATGAATGCTGGGGCCCACGGGTCAGATATCTCACAAATTCTCGAGAAAGCGTATGTTTTGTTTGAGGATGGATCACTGGAGTGGCTCTCAAATGAAGAAATGAAGTTTTCCTACCGGACATCAGTCCTTCAAAAGGAGCGTCCTGGCATCGTAGTGGCTGCAGTATTCCAGCTGAAGGAAGGAAATAGGGAAAAAATCGTATCAGAGCTCCAGAAAAACAAGGATTATCGCAAAGAGACCCAGCCATACAATTATCCAAGCTGCGGCAGTGTTTTCAGGAATCCCCTTCCGAATTATGCTGGTAATTTAATTGAGAAATCCGGTTTGAAGGGCCATCAAATCGGCGGCGCACAGATATCCGAACTTCATGCGAATTTCATTGTCAATAAAGGAAATGCCAAAGCGGAGGATGTTCTTGGTCTTATTCAGCATGTAAAGGATACAGTCCTTGAATTGCATGGGGTTAAAATGGAGACTGAGGTTGAAATTATCGGCCGGAAATAG